In the genome of Ananas comosus cultivar F153 linkage group 11, ASM154086v1, whole genome shotgun sequence, one region contains:
- the LOC109717135 gene encoding protein E6-like, translating to MASSMKLFFLLFLSLSFSFSRTQAREGRFFFNKTTRPADPTEATPTAEKIDGPTTLPPQSQNGYGLYGRGPEQSSPTTTTYSDDARRYNGNNNLPSNFPNTELANERYDEKNNYNDRYDNANNKFDTERGRRYGMSDTRFLDNGRYYYDVNAERYAYNGNDKWNARRGSNQKEYGVYDNQVGNKRGKYGDEAYGYGNSKEYDNGAMEYQNNQENQEEYVP from the coding sequence ATGGCTTCCTCCATGAAGCtgttcttcctcctcttcctttccctttccttctccttctcgcGAACACAGGCGAGAGAAGGCCGGTTCTTCTTCAACAAGACGACACGACCCGCAGATCCCACGGAGGCAACGCCGACCGCAGAAAAAATCGATGGGCCTACGACGCTTCCCCCGCAGAGCCAGAACGGCTACGGGCTCTACGGTCGCGGCCCCGAACAATCCTCACCGACCACCACCACTTACTCCGACGATGCACGCCGCTACAACGGTAACAACAATCTACCGTCAAACTTTCCCAACACCGAGCTCGCGAACGAACGGTACGATGAAAAGAACAACTATAACGACCGATACGACAATGCGAACAACAAGTTTGATACCGAGAGGGGGCGACGGTACGGCATGAGCGACACGAGGTTTTTAGATAATGGGAGGTACTATTATGATGTTAACGCTGAGAGATATGCGTACAATGGTAATGATAAGTGGAATGCGAGGAGGGGGAGTAATCAAAAGGAGTATGGGGTTTATGATAATCAGGTTGGTAACAAGAGAGGTAAATATGGAGATGAAGCGTATGGATATGGGAATAGTAAGGAGTATGATAATGGTGCAATGGAGTACCAAAACAACCAAGAGAACCAAGAAGAGTACGTGCCTTAA